In Bacteroidia bacterium, a single window of DNA contains:
- a CDS encoding DUF3078 domain-containing protein codes for MNKYLLFVAIMFTKIAFAQVVDPEKQLRTKDSDTLNGWKTSSVIGVNFSQSSFTNWAAGGQNSIAINSLFSLSAKYKSEHSSWDNFLDLGYGMQKQGADGKIIKTDDKLDFTSKYGRDAFKNWFYAALINFKSQMTPGYKYPNDSVTISDFLAPAYLTTALGMDFKKGENLSVFIAPVTGRITIVNSTLLADAGSYGVEAATYDTTGKLISHGKKMRSEFGGYMRVFWKTDVVKNVTFQSKIDFFSNYIKHPENIDINWEALVSMKVNKYIAATISTNLIYDDDVINAVDKNNDGIIEENGPRIQFKEVLAIGFTFKF; via the coding sequence ATGAATAAATATCTTCTATTTGTTGCAATAATGTTCACTAAAATAGCATTTGCACAAGTTGTCGATCCCGAAAAACAATTAAGAACAAAAGATAGTGATACTTTAAACGGGTGGAAAACCAGTAGTGTAATAGGTGTAAATTTCTCTCAATCATCTTTCACAAATTGGGCTGCCGGCGGTCAAAATAGTATTGCTATAAATAGCTTGTTCAGCCTTTCTGCAAAATATAAAAGTGAACACTCATCATGGGATAACTTTCTGGACTTAGGATATGGAATGCAAAAACAAGGTGCAGATGGAAAGATTATTAAGACAGATGATAAGCTTGATTTCACTTCAAAATATGGTAGAGATGCTTTTAAAAACTGGTTTTATGCGGCTCTTATAAATTTCAAATCCCAAATGACGCCTGGTTATAAATACCCTAATGATTCTGTCACAATATCTGATTTTCTTGCACCTGCCTACTTAACAACTGCATTAGGTATGGACTTTAAAAAAGGTGAAAATCTATCAGTTTTCATTGCTCCTGTTACTGGAAGAATAACTATTGTAAACAGCACTTTGCTGGCAGATGCCGGCTCATATGGTGTTGAAGCTGCAACATATGACACTACAGGAAAATTAATTTCTCACGGTAAAAAAATGAGATCTGAGTTTGGAGGATACATGAGAGTATTCTGGAAAACTGATGTTGTGAAAAATGTTACTTTCCAGTCAAAAATAGATTTCTTTTCAAATTATATTAAACATCCAGAAAATATTGACATAAACTGGGAAGCATTGGTTTCAATGAAAGTAAATAAATACATTGCTGCCACTATCTCAACAAACTTAATTTATGATGATGATGTTATAAATGCTGTTGACAAAAACAACGATGGTATAATTGAAGAAAACGGTCCACGCATACAATTTAAAGAAGTTTTAGCTATTGGATTTACCTTTAAATTTTAA
- a CDS encoding NifU family protein, translated as MEKQEILDKVNGAIDSIRPYLQDDGGDIELVEVTDDLVVKVHLQGACGSCPHSLMTLKNGVEMAIRREIPEIKEVVGV; from the coding sequence ATGGAAAAACAAGAAATTTTAGACAAAGTAAACGGAGCAATAGATTCTATTCGTCCATATTTACAAGATGACGGTGGAGATATCGAATTAGTTGAGGTAACAGACGATTTGGTTGTAAAAGTTCATTTACAAGGTGCATGTGGTTCATGTCCTCATAGCTTAATGACTTTAAAAAATGGTGTTGAGATGGCAATTCGTCGTGAAATTCCTGAAATAAAAGAAGTTGTAGGAGTATAA
- a CDS encoding Mrp/NBP35 family ATP-binding protein, producing MDKDKIIEVLKTINHPEEKTDIVSSGILVNISGDEKKVKIILQFKKPVDALANSVKRACIQALNQKFGNELEFEIENIFPQRKIEERIPFKDVKKIIAVASGKGGVGKSTVAANLAVALANKGLKVGLFDADIYGPSVPKMFGVEDEKPPMKKIDGREYISTVEKFGVKLLSVGFFVSREQALIWRGAMATSAIKQLMEEGDWGELDVVVLDMPPGTSDIHLTLVQSVAVTGVVIVTTPQEVALADALKGVNMFRNKDINVPVLGLVENMAWFTPEELPENKYYLFGNGGGKRLAEELEVPLLGQIPIVQSICEAGDAGTPVALNNNRADGKAFANLAEKVLIALEERNQKEKTKKVEITK from the coding sequence ATGGATAAAGATAAAATCATTGAAGTACTAAAAACAATTAACCACCCTGAAGAAAAGACTGATATTGTTTCATCAGGAATATTGGTAAATATTTCAGGTGATGAAAAGAAAGTAAAAATCATTTTACAATTCAAGAAACCCGTTGATGCTTTAGCTAATTCTGTAAAAAGAGCTTGCATCCAGGCTTTAAATCAAAAATTTGGAAACGAACTTGAATTTGAGATTGAAAATATTTTTCCTCAGAGAAAAATAGAAGAAAGAATCCCTTTTAAAGATGTAAAAAAAATTATTGCTGTTGCATCTGGTAAAGGTGGAGTAGGAAAATCAACAGTAGCAGCAAATTTAGCTGTAGCTCTTGCAAATAAAGGTTTAAAGGTTGGTCTATTTGATGCCGACATTTATGGTCCATCGGTTCCAAAAATGTTTGGGGTAGAAGATGAAAAACCTCCAATGAAAAAAATAGATGGTCGTGAATATATATCTACAGTAGAAAAATTTGGGGTAAAATTATTATCGGTAGGTTTTTTTGTAAGTCGCGAACAAGCATTAATCTGGCGCGGAGCAATGGCTACCAGCGCAATTAAACAACTAATGGAAGAAGGCGACTGGGGCGAACTTGATGTTGTTGTTCTTGATATGCCTCCTGGCACAAGTGATATTCATTTAACATTAGTTCAGTCAGTAGCTGTTACTGGTGTTGTTATTGTTACCACACCTCAGGAAGTTGCTTTAGCTGATGCACTTAAAGGCGTTAATATGTTTAGAAATAAAGACATTAATGTTCCGGTTCTTGGCTTAGTTGAGAATATGGCTTGGTTTACACCGGAAGAACTTCCGGAAAATAAATATTATTTATTTGGAAATGGCGGAGGTAAAAGATTAGCCGAAGAATTAGAAGTTCCTTTATTAGGACAAATTCCTATAGTACAGAGCATCTGTGAAGCTGGTGATGCAGGAACTCCAGTAGCATTAAACAACAATAGAGCAGATGGGAAGGCTTTTGCAAACCTAGCTGAAAAAGTATTAATTGCACTTGAAGAAAGAAATCAAAAAGAAAAAACAAAAAAAGTAGAAATCACTAAATAA
- a CDS encoding MGMT family protein, producing the protein MKKKLSNKIQDPLLDNKSGFFEKVYEVARQVPYGRVTSYGAIAKFLGSAKSARMVGWAMNQTHGLKNVPAHRVVNRIGLLTGKHHFSSENEMEILLKNEGIEIINDKITNFNKHFWDPCKELI; encoded by the coding sequence ATGAAGAAGAAACTCAGCAATAAGATTCAGGATCCATTATTAGATAACAAGTCAGGGTTTTTCGAAAAAGTATATGAAGTTGCCCGACAAGTTCCATACGGTAGAGTTACATCTTACGGTGCAATTGCAAAATTTCTAGGCTCTGCAAAATCGGCAAGAATGGTTGGCTGGGCAATGAACCAAACACATGGATTAAAAAATGTTCCTGCCCATAGAGTAGTAAATCGAATAGGATTATTAACCGGTAAACATCATTTTTCATCAGAAAACGAAATGGAAATTTTACTAAAAAATGAAGGGATAGAAATCATTAACGATAAAATAACCAACTTTAATAAACATTTTTGGGATCCTTGTAAAGAATTAATCTAA
- the trmB gene encoding tRNA (guanosine(46)-N7)-methyltransferase TrmB gives MGKNKLARFAEMETLPNVVQVPFNQALNTTFKFKGIWKQEFFKNQNPLVLELGCGKGEYTVGLAKRFPEKNFLGVDIKGSRMWVGAKQSFNENISNAAFLRTRIELIDSFFDNSEVDEIWITFPDPQLKNKRTKKRLTSSPFLTKYRTFLKNDGIVHLKTDSFPLFSYTRKLLNYNNLPILTETDNLYSTNFADDIRSIRTHYETLFMEKGENITYLKFRIHSKNSLTEPPDEEETQQ, from the coding sequence GTGGGAAAAAATAAACTAGCACGTTTTGCCGAGATGGAAACTTTGCCAAACGTTGTGCAGGTACCATTTAATCAGGCTTTAAACACAACTTTTAAGTTTAAAGGAATCTGGAAACAAGAATTTTTTAAGAATCAAAACCCTCTTGTTTTAGAGCTTGGTTGCGGAAAAGGAGAATATACAGTTGGACTCGCAAAACGATTTCCCGAAAAAAATTTTTTAGGTGTAGATATAAAAGGATCGCGAATGTGGGTTGGTGCAAAACAATCATTTAACGAAAACATTTCTAATGCTGCATTTTTAAGAACCAGAATAGAATTAATCGACTCCTTTTTTGACAATTCAGAAGTTGATGAGATTTGGATTACATTCCCCGATCCTCAATTAAAAAATAAAAGAACAAAGAAAAGACTTACTTCATCACCATTCTTAACAAAGTACAGAACTTTTTTAAAAAATGATGGAATAGTACATTTAAAAACTGATAGTTTTCCACTTTTTAGTTATACAAGAAAATTACTAAATTATAACAACTTGCCTATATTAACTGAAACTGATAATTTATATTCTACAAATTTTGCCGACGATATAAGAAGTATTCGCACCCATTACGAAACCTTATTTATGGAAAAAGGTGAAAATATTACATATTTAAAATTCAGGATTCACTCCAAAAACTCTTTAACTGAACCACCAGATGAAGAAGAAACTCAGCAATAA
- a CDS encoding gliding motility lipoprotein GldH — protein sequence MLTKAFKTFCFCLLLSVVISCDSKRYFEENKEIPGTVWNRNNIISFTVPVTDTHSINNVYVNIRHNGLYEKSNMYLFINIIAPNGNKLRDTVNCLLADDKGKWLGSGLGDIYSNQLLYKKDITFPTSGNYTFEIEQAMRMDNLKNVEDIGIRIEKVK from the coding sequence ATGTTAACAAAGGCATTTAAAACATTTTGTTTTTGCTTGCTTTTATCTGTTGTAATTTCATGCGACAGTAAAAGATATTTTGAAGAAAACAAAGAAATACCTGGAACAGTATGGAACAGAAATAATATAATTTCGTTTACAGTTCCTGTAACAGATACACATTCAATAAATAATGTATATGTTAACATCCGACACAATGGACTTTACGAAAAAAGTAATATGTATCTTTTTATAAATATTATTGCTCCAAACGGTAATAAATTAAGAGATACAGTAAACTGCCTTTTAGCAGATGATAAGGGGAAATGGCTAGGTAGTGGATTAGGCGACATTTATAGTAATCAGCTTTTATATAAAAAGGATATTACTTTTCCAACTTCAGGAAACTATACTTTTGAGATTGAACAGGCAATGCGAATGGATAATCTTAAAAATGTTGAAGACATTGGCATTAGAATAGAAAAAGTAAAATAA
- a CDS encoding DNA polymerase III subunit delta: protein MKFSEIVGQKNVKRSLVFAKKENRIPHALLLSGPEGCGKLGLAVAFSQYINCEDPQEDDSCGTCISCLKYKKLIHPDLHFVFPLMKAGEQSLVCNEFLAEWREMLLADIYFTPLQWYAHIGRENKQGVIYAEEAAEIIKKLNLKTFEAEYKCMIIWLPEKMNIAAANKLLKILEEPPDKTVFILVSEETEQLLPTLLSRCQIVKIPPIKDSDLYEALQKQSDLTEHDIKNAVLLAEGNMIKASIMLENTGNNQQFLENFILLMRASFTFTIVDIIKQVDEIASYSKEKQKDFLIFMLKTIRDNFLITEGAGTKVIQRPEEAEFSTKFHRFINQRNVFKIVDEVEKAHFHIERNGSAKIVLLDMMLSIARVIKS from the coding sequence ATGAAGTTTTCAGAGATAGTTGGACAAAAAAATGTAAAGCGTTCGCTCGTTTTTGCTAAAAAAGAAAACCGAATTCCTCATGCATTGTTATTAAGCGGACCCGAAGGATGTGGAAAACTTGGACTGGCAGTAGCCTTTTCTCAATATATTAACTGTGAAGATCCTCAGGAGGACGATAGTTGTGGAACCTGCATTTCATGTTTAAAATATAAAAAACTCATTCACCCTGATTTGCACTTTGTTTTTCCTTTAATGAAGGCAGGTGAACAAAGTCTGGTATGTAATGAATTTCTCGCAGAATGGCGTGAAATGCTTTTAGCCGACATTTATTTTACTCCACTGCAATGGTATGCACATATTGGCAGAGAAAATAAGCAAGGAGTTATTTATGCAGAAGAAGCTGCTGAAATTATAAAAAAACTAAATTTAAAAACTTTTGAAGCCGAATATAAGTGTATGATAATTTGGCTTCCAGAGAAAATGAATATTGCAGCAGCAAATAAACTTCTTAAAATTCTTGAGGAACCACCTGATAAAACTGTATTTATTTTAGTTTCTGAAGAAACCGAACAACTTTTGCCGACTTTATTATCAAGATGTCAAATAGTTAAAATTCCACCTATTAAAGATTCCGATTTATATGAAGCATTGCAAAAACAGTCAGACCTAACTGAGCATGATATTAAAAATGCAGTTCTTCTTGCAGAAGGGAATATGATAAAAGCTTCTATAATGCTCGAAAATACTGGTAATAATCAGCAATTTTTAGAGAATTTCATACTTTTAATGCGCGCTTCTTTTACTTTTACAATTGTTGATATTATTAAGCAGGTAGATGAAATTGCTTCCTATTCAAAAGAAAAACAGAAAGATTTTTTAATTTTCATGCTTAAAACTATAAGAGATAATTTTTTAATTACCGAAGGTGCCGGAACAAAAGTTATTCAACGACCTGAAGAAGCAGAATTCAGTACAAAATTTCATCGTTTTATTAATCAAAGAAATGTTTTTAAAATAGTTGACGAAGTAGAAAAAGCTCATTTTCACATAGAAAGAAACGGAAGTGCTAAAATTGTTTTATTAGATATGATGCTTTCTATTGCACGTGTTATTAAATCGTAA
- a CDS encoding phosphoglycerate kinase: MFSINDINFKGKKALIRVDFNVPLNHNRQVMDDTRIRESIPTINKVLNDGGTVILMTHLGRPNGYEADYSLTPIVPVLSKLLGRNVIFTRDLFGPNTFNVCGKMKPGEVAMMENLRFYPQEESGDEKFAKDIASLGDVYINDAFATSHRSHASVCTIAKYFKGRSYFGLLLEGEIKNLDRVLFDAQPSFTAIIGGGKVSTKIGIIKNIINKVDNLIIGGGMSFTFMEALGGKVGDSIIERDRIDLAKSIVQEVMLKGVNLYLPTDAVISNGFSNEAQFKTVSSDHIPNGWMGLDIGPKSCRRFAEIINHSQTILWNGPMGVFEMENFRQGTKSIAIAVASATISGSFSLIGGGDTVAVLNQFNLTDQMSYVSTGGGAMLEYLEGKDLPGIEAIRGPQTDALPVKAKASASKSHKKK, encoded by the coding sequence ATGTTTTCAATCAACGACATAAATTTTAAAGGTAAAAAAGCCCTTATCAGGGTTGACTTTAACGTTCCTCTGAACCACAACAGGCAGGTAATGGACGATACTCGAATTAGAGAGTCAATTCCTACAATAAATAAAGTTTTAAATGATGGCGGTACGGTTATTTTAATGACTCACCTTGGTCGACCAAACGGATATGAAGCAGATTATTCTTTAACTCCAATAGTTCCTGTTTTATCAAAACTTCTTGGGCGTAATGTTATTTTTACACGTGATCTTTTTGGACCAAATACATTTAATGTATGTGGTAAAATGAAACCGGGTGAAGTTGCGATGATGGAAAATCTTCGTTTTTATCCTCAGGAAGAAAGTGGTGACGAAAAATTTGCTAAAGATATTGCATCATTAGGGGATGTTTATATTAATGATGCATTTGCAACATCACACAGAAGCCATGCATCGGTTTGCACTATTGCAAAATATTTTAAAGGCAGAAGCTACTTTGGTCTTTTACTTGAAGGCGAAATAAAAAATCTTGACAGAGTGTTATTTGATGCCCAGCCTTCATTTACAGCAATTATTGGTGGTGGTAAAGTTTCCACTAAAATTGGTATTATTAAGAATATTATAAACAAAGTTGACAATTTAATTATTGGTGGTGGAATGTCTTTTACATTTATGGAGGCATTGGGTGGAAAAGTTGGAGATTCAATAATTGAACGCGATAGAATTGATTTAGCAAAAAGTATTGTACAGGAAGTAATGTTAAAAGGAGTAAATTTATATTTACCAACTGATGCTGTTATTTCAAATGGCTTTTCAAACGAAGCACAATTTAAAACTGTTTCGTCTGATCATATTCCAAACGGATGGATGGGTTTAGATATCGGACCAAAATCATGTCGTCGTTTTGCTGAAATTATTAACCACTCTCAAACTATTTTATGGAATGGACCAATGGGAGTTTTTGAAATGGAAAATTTCAGACAGGGAACTAAATCTATTGCAATTGCTGTTGCCAGTGCAACAATCAGTGGCTCATTCTCATTAATTGGAGGTGGAGATACTGTTGCTGTTCTTAATCAGTTTAATCTAACCGATCAGATGAGTTATGTTTCAACCGGTGGTGGTGCTATGTTAGAATACCTTGAAGGTAAAGATTTGCCTGGCATTGAAGCAATTCGTGGGCCACAAACTGATGCCTTACCTGTAAAAGCGAAAGCAAGCGCTTCTAAATCGCATAAGAAAAAATAA
- a CDS encoding phosphoglycerate kinase, with translation MIQNLNIRGLQEADLRGKIVLVRVDHNVVKKGVIYDPYRIDATFGTLYYINAKGGKIILMTHVGRPKNKKTGEIEIHDNTSVEPIVNYLQTKFHINVSVPEFHAHEKDGYLGVETSVNHLIRDLKEGKTDCIYLPNTRWFQGEESKGDEAERFANQLAGLADIFVNDAFGSWQPHASTVRVNKYLPSYAGFLMQKELINLERIFNPEQPFVAVVAGSKFDTKIEPLYALLKKADYLVLGGVIYNAYLCAKYNLQIRGIEPDDMEHAKKFVEYAQQFPGKLIELPYIVESDTMDGKIEGKNRVHDIRKIASGTSLNYVLDVAAESFHEENVIEIFHSAKTIFVNAVMGFTPHFNEGTIALDELIDKSPESVKLYGGGDTMQELKRLLPGLYIVALDSPRYYIFTGGGAVLKAIQEGTYEGIAPVKALMK, from the coding sequence ATGATACAAAATTTAAATATTCGTGGCTTGCAGGAAGCTGATTTACGTGGAAAAATTGTATTGGTTCGTGTTGACCATAACGTCGTAAAAAAGGGAGTTATTTATGATCCTTATCGTATTGATGCAACTTTTGGAACTCTATATTATATAAATGCAAAAGGTGGCAAAATAATACTTATGACACATGTTGGTCGTCCAAAAAATAAAAAAACCGGTGAGATAGAAATTCATGATAATACTTCTGTTGAGCCTATTGTTAATTATCTTCAGACAAAATTTCATATAAATGTAAGTGTTCCCGAATTTCATGCACATGAAAAAGATGGCTATTTGGGAGTCGAAACTTCTGTTAATCATTTAATCCGCGATTTAAAAGAAGGGAAAACAGATTGTATTTACCTCCCTAATACTCGTTGGTTTCAAGGTGAAGAATCAAAAGGTGACGAAGCAGAACGTTTCGCAAATCAGTTAGCAGGCTTAGCTGATATTTTTGTTAATGATGCTTTTGGTTCATGGCAACCTCATGCTTCTACGGTAAGAGTAAATAAATATTTGCCATCATATGCTGGTTTTTTAATGCAGAAAGAATTAATAAATCTTGAACGCATTTTTAATCCAGAACAACCATTTGTGGCAGTTGTTGCAGGTTCAAAATTTGACACTAAAATTGAACCTTTGTATGCATTGTTAAAAAAAGCTGATTACCTTGTTCTCGGAGGTGTAATTTACAATGCATATTTATGTGCAAAATATAATTTGCAGATAAGAGGTATAGAACCTGATGATATGGAGCATGCCAAAAAATTTGTTGAATATGCACAGCAGTTTCCAGGTAAGCTTATTGAGCTTCCATATATTGTTGAATCTGACACAATGGATGGTAAAATTGAAGGCAAAAACCGTGTACACGATATAAGAAAAATAGCTTCGGGCACAAGTTTAAATTATGTGCTAGATGTTGCAGCAGAATCATTTCATGAAGAAAATGTTATTGAGATTTTCCATAGTGCAAAAACAATTTTTGTAAACGCTGTTATGGGATTTACTCCTCATTTTAATGAAGGCACAATAGCGCTTGACGAACTTATTGATAAAAGTCCTGAGTCTGTTAAACTTTACGGTGGAGGAGATACAATGCAGGAATTAAAACGATTACTTCCAGGTTTGTATATTGTTGCTCTTGATAGTCCAAGGTATTATATTTTTACAGGTGGTGGAGCAGTTTTAAAGGCAATACAAGAAGGCACTTATGAAGGAATCGCACCGGTAAAAGCATTAATGAAATAG
- a CDS encoding M28 family peptidase — protein sequence MRILVAFVICFIFLIQSSFSQNHSAFYQSVVNDVKYDSVLNYLKKVELLGVKSPGTNALVNAKNWLVNKYTSFGYSNIQIDTFTDNGDVLYNVIVTKTGTLYPNTYLIVCGHYDSKSGWSGGSPGVNDNGSGVSVILEIARLLKNVNTEYSIKFINFTAEETGYTGSLNYLNNIVIPQNLDIRLVFNIDEVGGVAGQVNDIIKCESDQSSPLVNNVTSAAFTDTLMTLTSLYSNLGTNNTNAYGSDYVPFQNQEYIITGYFENNQSPVVHSSNDDLSHLDTSYVYEIAQAATGATLYLARAYENSNVISEQETNVIINVFPTPVQNQLNINSCVQISKIEIFDIQGKLVLKMALPNQYQNSISFSDFKNGIYHYRVIDTNGDILKSGTLVKATN from the coding sequence ATGAGAATTTTAGTAGCATTTGTTATTTGTTTTATCTTTTTAATTCAGAGTAGTTTTTCTCAGAATCATTCAGCATTTTATCAGTCTGTTGTTAATGATGTAAAATATGATTCAGTATTAAATTATCTGAAAAAAGTGGAATTATTAGGAGTTAAAAGTCCTGGAACTAATGCACTTGTTAATGCTAAAAACTGGTTGGTAAATAAATATACTTCTTTTGGTTATTCAAATATTCAGATTGATACGTTTACAGATAACGGAGATGTGTTGTATAATGTTATTGTAACTAAAACGGGAACACTTTATCCTAATACATATTTAATTGTATGTGGTCATTATGACTCAAAATCCGGATGGAGTGGAGGAAGTCCCGGTGTTAATGATAATGGGAGTGGAGTTAGTGTAATTTTAGAAATTGCAAGGTTACTTAAAAATGTAAATACAGAATATTCTATAAAATTTATAAACTTTACTGCCGAAGAAACCGGATATACCGGAAGTTTAAATTATTTAAACAATATTGTTATTCCTCAGAACTTAGATATTCGACTTGTTTTTAATATCGACGAGGTTGGTGGAGTAGCAGGGCAGGTAAATGATATTATTAAATGCGAGAGCGATCAATCAAGTCCTTTAGTGAATAATGTTACTTCAGCTGCATTTACTGACACTTTAATGACTTTAACCAGTCTTTATTCAAATCTGGGAACAAACAACACTAATGCATACGGGAGCGATTATGTGCCATTTCAAAATCAGGAATATATAATTACAGGTTATTTTGAGAATAATCAGTCTCCTGTTGTTCATAGCTCAAATGATGACCTGTCACACCTGGATACTTCTTATGTGTATGAAATAGCTCAAGCAGCAACAGGCGCAACTCTTTATTTAGCGCGAGCTTATGAAAATTCTAATGTAATTAGCGAACAGGAAACAAATGTGATTATAAATGTATTCCCCACACCTGTTCAAAACCAGCTTAATATTAATTCTTGTGTTCAAATTTCCAAAATTGAGATATTTGATATTCAAGGCAAGTTGGTATTGAAAATGGCTTTGCCAAACCAATATCAGAACAGTATTAGTTTTTCAGATTTTAAAAATGGAATATATCATTACAGAGTAATTGATACCAATGGAGATATTCTTAAATCAGGAACTTTGGTAAAAGCAACCAATTAA
- a CDS encoding T9SS type A sorting domain-containing protein, producing MKIAIFSFMLIILGCLNSKAQCPNAGIDFSVCGKFAYVCATPCTGFTNGQWHAPGSGIAYYDALNGTYTPSNQYLPCTWIRYSGMNDTVNMVWSEFNGSIYLYDTVKIYFASIQPAISLVDPADSMVCGTVYTLLSAQYPAYGYGYWIDGDSLTAFTPNPLTPSPIATVNTNNYGDHNYYWVTVNGLCRDTSDAVHVNFIEYPIANAGPDTSILGLTTAFSGVWDSIGVGQWNCINSIYSYVFDVHSPMSNVEVYTAGTYIFVWQVNNFGCFDSDTVQITFNNVSSNYSEDFEYNIKFYPNPANNNINISIGNYSEEVNIQINDKLGNENIKQIISPNKQSIELNIQNLNSGIYFIKLTDKNGNILGTEKFMKEYK from the coding sequence ATGAAAATAGCAATTTTTAGCTTTATGCTTATAATTCTTGGTTGCTTAAATTCAAAAGCACAATGTCCAAATGCAGGTATAGATTTTAGTGTATGTGGTAAATTTGCATATGTTTGTGCAACACCTTGTACAGGCTTTACAAATGGGCAATGGCATGCACCTGGTAGTGGAATTGCTTATTATGATGCCTTAAATGGAACATACACTCCTTCAAACCAGTATTTGCCATGTACTTGGATTAGATACTCTGGAATGAATGACACTGTAAATATGGTATGGTCTGAATTTAATGGTTCTATCTATTTATATGACACTGTTAAAATATATTTTGCTTCTATTCAGCCAGCAATTTCTTTAGTTGATCCGGCAGATTCCATGGTATGTGGTACTGTTTATACATTGTTAAGTGCACAGTATCCTGCATATGGTTATGGTTATTGGATTGATGGCGATAGTTTAACAGCATTTACACCGAATCCTTTAACCCCATCGCCAATTGCTACTGTAAATACAAATAATTATGGTGATCATAATTATTATTGGGTTACTGTTAACGGATTATGTAGAGACACATCTGATGCAGTTCACGTGAATTTTATTGAATATCCAATCGCTAATGCGGGTCCAGACACATCTATACTTGGCTTAACAACTGCTTTTAGCGGTGTTTGGGATTCGATTGGTGTTGGACAATGGAATTGCATAAATAGCATTTATTCTTATGTTTTTGATGTGCATTCGCCAATGTCAAATGTAGAAGTGTATACTGCTGGAACATATATTTTTGTATGGCAAGTAAATAATTTTGGTTGTTTTGATTCAGATACAGTTCAAATTACATTTAATAATGTTAGTTCAAATTATTCCGAAGATTTTGAATATAATATTAAATTTTATCCAAATCCTGCAAATAATAATATTAATATAAGTATTGGTAACTATTCAGAGGAGGTTAATATTCAAATTAATGATAAATTAGGAAATGAAAACATTAAACAAATAATTTCACCAAATAAGCAGTCAATTGAATTAAATATTCAGAATTTAAATTCAGGAATTTATTTTATTAAGCTTACTGATAAAAATGGGAATATTTTAGGGACTGAAAAGTTTATGAAAGAATACAAGTAA